CGGCGGTATTTTTACAAAATATACCGGAAAATAAAAGGCATTGCCTTTAATAAAATATCAATTGAAGCCGAAAAGACCGCCTCATTGACCGTCACCTCAATGAACGGAGGTCTTCTGCTTTTGCTTATCTGTTTTTCTCTAAGAATATATGTATTTGCATCGCTTGCGTCAAGTATATAACGGCCTATTCCGGGTCATTTTATCACGGTTATGTACCGGGTTTCACGGCACATATGCCGCCCTGCTTGACATTCGTATGTCGTTTTACGGATATTCCCATCGCGAGGGAACGTTATGGTGTATCCCTGATTCTTTGAGCAGGCGGAGGAAGATAAGCCGGGGAACCGGAATGGCGCCGAGATTCATCAGGTGTGGGGTGACCTGTTGGCAGTCGATAAAAGTAAAATTTTGTCCTTTGAGGAAACACGAAAGATGGTAAAGGGCAAGTTTTGAGGTGTTCGGTGTTTCTGAAAACATGGATTCGCCGAAAAAACATTTTCCCAATGAGAGCCCGTAAAGCCCGCCGCAAAGCCTCGATTCTTCATAGATACCGACGCAATGGCCGATTTTTTTTTCGAAAAGTTCTTCATAGGTGTCGATGATGCGTTCATTGATCCATGTCCCGTTTTGATGTTTTCTTTTAATTGTCGCGCATTTATAGACAATCTCTCTGAAATCCATGTCAAATTTTACCTCATACTTTTTACCGGCAATAATTCGACGGAGACGCTTTGAGACATGAAACATGTCGGGGAGGAGAATGAGACGGGGATCAGGGGAATACCACGGTATCGGATCTTCACCGGACCAGGGGAAAATACCTTTTGAATAGGCCTCGATCAGGACAGGGACCGTCAGTTTTCCGCCGATAGCGACCAGTCCCGAGTAATCGATGGGTGCAAGGTGATCCGGAAATACTGGGTGTTGCGTCGAGGTTATTATAAACGGTGTCATCGTACCAAGAATATACATCATTTTATAAACAATTTAAAGAGAGAAAATGGCCTCGTGTATATAGATGAGGGGCAATGTCGATATTCTTGACCGCCGCCGCATGATCCTGCTCGACATCGGGGAAAAAGGTGCCGTATGGTATGTTGTCCATGTTTTATTTTTATTTTATATCTTGCGTTAAGAGATCAGGGTATCTCCGTAAAATGACGATAATGGTGATATCATACAAAGTAATTAATTTAATCAACTTTTATTTTTTTTTGCTTGACTTTTTATGAATAATGATTATGATCATTTTAAGAATTAATTTATAAGGAGTAAAATATGGCAGCAGTTGATTTACCAAAAAGTCCAAATGTGTTTCATCCTGAAAAGCCGAGTGCTGTTGGTTCAAGGAACTCTCTGGCACAGGAGTTCAGGGATCAGCAGGCGGAAGTTGATCTCCTTTTAAGTGAAGAAGTCGATAAGGTGATGAACCATGTCATTTCAAAATTACCGAAAGATGTTCTGCACCGGATCGATGTTATGGGCGGGCTCAAGGAGAAACTTTATAATTATTTCAACCAGAATTACCAGAATATGTTTAATAGATATGTTGTCACAACAGAAGACGAAATGGCCAAAAAGGTGAGAAATTTCGTTGATAAAGAAGAAATGAAGATTCTCGCCCGTTATACACCCAGGGAAATCGCGGCATTGCTCGATCAGATCGGTGGAATGGATAAATTCAATACCGGTGAAATCGAGAAATCGATTGTCAATATGTACGGCCATCTCCAGGGTCATATTCAGCGCGGCGTGAACGACCTTGAAAACCTGACAAACTCTATTTTGAGGCAAAAAACCGATGTGGGTGCCTTTATCCGCGGTGAAAATGCATATTCAATCGTAAAATGTGCGTTCAAGGACAATATTCATAAGCCGAAAACAGTTACCGACGTCAAACTTTCAGTGAATATTTTGGATGCCGAGCTTATCAGTCCGATTTTTCATTATCAGGTAACGGTCGAATATCTCATCAAAGACCTCCTCTCCAACTATATTATCGACAAGATCGACAAGGAGATCGAAAAGTACAAGGACGAACTCGTTGACGAAGGAAAAGAGGAAATGTCCGATGCCCAGGTCATCTTTGAGAGAATGAGAAGGGTCGAAGAGCACACGGGAGACGATAAGGAAAATCCAAAATCAAAGCGTTATTTCATGTTCAGCAAGCAACTCATGGAACGTGTCGAAGGGCTTCGGGCCGAAATACCGCCGGAAGAGTTTGACGCACTGAATATCAGAGAAAATCTCAAGAAGATCATCGATATTGAAAATATCAGAAACAGGGGATTCAATACGGCGATCAACTCGATCACTTCGATCCTCGATACTTCCAAAATGGGATATCAGTATGTCGAAAATTTGAAAAACGCTCGTGAACTCATTCTCAGGGAGTATGAGGATACGAATTCGAACGCCCTGCCGGACGAGCGCTTTAATATCCGCATGAAATACTATGATAATGCCCAGCTTATTGAAGAAAGAAGGGCATACGATGTCCAGATCAAATCTTTTGAAATCGAAGTCCAGCATATCTGGGATGTGCTGGAGATGATCTATGAGGATTCCAAGTTCCTCAAGGGAATCGTCGATTTTAACGATCTTGCAAAGAAGACAAAGAACAAGATCAGGAACAAGATCAAGGCAAAGACCGGAGATCCGCTTTATGAAGATATCGATAAGATGTGGGATGAGATTACATTCATAAAACCGTCGGATACCGATGTCGAGCGGATGAACAGGACGTATATCTTTGAAAAGTCCAAAATGAAGAAGCGATTGCTGCTCATGAATAAGAAACTTTCGGATATGTACGGGTACAGTTATCCGAAAAAGCGAAGGGTCATGGAAGAAAGGCTTCAATACCTCGAGAGTGAATTCCAGATGTTCGATTACATGATCAATCCGTATCACGTACAGCCCGGATTGCTGCTGGATGTGGATATTACATCGATCAAGAAAAAGAAGGCGACACTCGACGGTATGGCAAATGTATTGAACGAGTTCCTCCACGGTGTTTCAAAAGGCTTTCAGGATGCGGCATTTGCTTCATTCTCACGAAGACGATCGACCGTCAGAGAAGATATCGCGCAATCATTCGCCGCCGGTTCCTCGGAATTGTCATACGAGAAAGGCGAATCAAACGATTATCTCAATATGATGGCGAGCGGAGGAGAAATCGAACAAAAGACCACCAGATCCGTGAGGAAATCGGCCGGGAAAAGGGGACCTAAAAAGGGAAGTTCGAGAGGTCGAAAAAAGAGTGGCGGCGGCGGATTAAGAGAAATTTAGTCGGAATAAACCGAATCGATGTTGTAATAGGAAAGGCCGCATGAAGATGCGGCCTTTTTTTTGAAAAGATAGTCTCACTTGTTGCCCCCCTGATAACAAGGGAGCGGTAATGCGATCCGTCATGCTCTCAGCAGATCCGTGGAAACATATCTCCATGAAGCATATCGACGACACGTTCTCCGCCGATTGTGGTTTTGAGAAATACCTTTCCCATTCCCGTACCGGCACCGCTTCCCATTTTCCGGCATCTGCCGATTATACATGCATCCTTTCCAAGGGGATGCCGCTTCATGACGTCGAGAATGATCGATCCTGTTTCAGCTTCGGCAACGACGACCACCTTTCCCTCGTTGGCGATATAAAGCGGATCATATCCGGTCATCTCACAGATCGCTTTTACTTCGTTTTTGACAGGCAGACGTTCTTCTTCGATTTCAATATCAATAGAGCTTTTTTCTACAAACTCATTAAGGGTTGTTGCAAGCCCACCGCGTGTCGGGTCGCGCATGAGGCGTATCGTGCCGGGGGGTACGGCTTTAAGGATACTTTCGATAAGTCCGTTTAAAGGCGCACAATCACTTTTCAATTGCGTGGTTAACGGAAAATTTTCTCTTGCGGTCAAAACGGCGATACCGTGATCTCCAATGGTCCCCGAGATGATAACAAGATCACCATCCTGAAGACGACCTTTTGGGAGTACGGTTCCGGGTTTTTCGATACCGATACCTGAAGTTGTGATAAAAAGTCCGTCGACCTTGCCTTTTTCAACAACCTTTGTATCACCGGTAACGATGGAGACACCGGCATGTCCTGCAGTTTTTTGCATGGATGCCGCGATTGAAGAAAGGGACGTGAGGGAGAACCCTTCCTCGATAACAAACGCGGCGCTCAAAAAAAGCGGTTGCGCCCCCATGACCGAAATATCATTGACCGTTCCGCTTACGGCAAGTGTTCCTATATCACCACCGGGAAAAAAAAGGGGATGGACGACGTATGCGTCGGTTGTAAAAACAAATGACGCATTGCCGGAAGTGAAAACCGCCCCGTCCGATAACTGATTCAATATCGGATTGCCGAAAGTGGAAATGAATAAATCGTCGATAAGTTGATGGGTTAGTCTGCCGCCGTTCCCATGGGCCAATGTGATGCTGTTTTGTTTCTTTTTATCTCCCACTGCCGTTTCTCCTTTTATGCCGTATCATATCGTTTCCGGCCGGTAACATCAAGAATATTTATCAGGCTGTCAAAAAGAAGAGGAAGTGTAAAAATCATTTTTTTATTTAAATGTATATTGACCTCTTTATTAAGGAAGGCGATTGTCCCTTGTATAATCGTCTGATTTCGTGTAAACTGTTCACCCTGAAATGGTTGATACCGTCTCTTCGTGCGGTAGATTAATTGTCCGATATTCTATATTAGGAAATGAAAAAGGACGCGATGCAAAAGAACTGTCCTACCATCGGGCTTCTCATTCCACGACTGGAAGAAAGTTATCAGGCGCGTGTATGGCCCGGTGTCGTCGATTATGCACAGGAACATAACACCAATCTCATCCTTTTTGTCGGCAAACCCCCGCAGTCGCCGTACGGATATGATTATCAGCACAATACCGTCTATAATATCGTGAACAAGCGGTATATCGACGGCCTTGTTCTTGTCTCGGGGAATCTAGGCAATTTTCTGACGACGAAAGAACTCGAGAAATTTTTAAAACAATTCAGACCGATTCCGATGGTAAGTATCGCCCTTGAAATTTCAAATATTCCGAGTGTGCTTGTGGATAATGAAAGCGGTATACGGCAGGGCATCACTCATCTCATCAAGGATCATGGATTCAGGCGGATTGCCTTTATCAGGGGGACGGAAACACATCAGGAGGCGGAGCGGCGTTTCGCTACCTTTATCAAGGTACTGGAAGAGTATGGAATACCATTCGACAAGGAACTTACCGTTTCCGGAGATCTTGTTCCTTCGACGGGTTTCAATGCGATTAAAATACTCATTGATGAAAAGCAGGCGAGTTTTGACGCCATTGTTGCCGCAAATGACGGTATCGCCCTTGGAGCAATCAAGGCATTGCAGGCACGCGGTATAAGGGTTCCGCATGATATTGCGGTTATCGGTTTTGATGATATCGACGAGGCGACATACATTACACCGCCTTTGACCACGGTAAAACAGCCCCTCTATGAACAGGCGAAAACTGCGATCAAGATATTGCTGGATATGATCGAGGGGA
Above is a genomic segment from Spirochaetales bacterium containing:
- a CDS encoding cytochrome C oxidase subunit II; translated protein: MAAVDLPKSPNVFHPEKPSAVGSRNSLAQEFRDQQAEVDLLLSEEVDKVMNHVISKLPKDVLHRIDVMGGLKEKLYNYFNQNYQNMFNRYVVTTEDEMAKKVRNFVDKEEMKILARYTPREIAALLDQIGGMDKFNTGEIEKSIVNMYGHLQGHIQRGVNDLENLTNSILRQKTDVGAFIRGENAYSIVKCAFKDNIHKPKTVTDVKLSVNILDAELISPIFHYQVTVEYLIKDLLSNYIIDKIDKEIEKYKDELVDEGKEEMSDAQVIFERMRRVEEHTGDDKENPKSKRYFMFSKQLMERVEGLRAEIPPEEFDALNIRENLKKIIDIENIRNRGFNTAINSITSILDTSKMGYQYVENLKNARELILREYEDTNSNALPDERFNIRMKYYDNAQLIEERRAYDVQIKSFEIEVQHIWDVLEMIYEDSKFLKGIVDFNDLAKKTKNKIRNKIKAKTGDPLYEDIDKMWDEITFIKPSDTDVERMNRTYIFEKSKMKKRLLLMNKKLSDMYGYSYPKKRRVMEERLQYLESEFQMFDYMINPYHVQPGLLLDVDITSIKKKKATLDGMANVLNEFLHGVSKGFQDAAFASFSRRRSTVREDIAQSFAAGSSELSYEKGESNDYLNMMASGGEIEQKTTRSVRKSAGKRGPKKGSSRGRKKSGGGGLREI
- a CDS encoding leucyl/phenylalanyl-tRNA--protein transferase, which gives rise to MMYILGTMTPFIITSTQHPVFPDHLAPIDYSGLVAIGGKLTVPVLIEAYSKGIFPWSGEDPIPWYSPDPRLILLPDMFHVSKRLRRIIAGKKYEVKFDMDFREIVYKCATIKRKHQNGTWINERIIDTYEELFEKKIGHCVGIYEESRLCGGLYGLSLGKCFFGESMFSETPNTSKLALYHLSCFLKGQNFTFIDCQQVTPHLMNLGAIPVPRLIFLRLLKESGIHHNVPSRWEYP
- the hypE gene encoding hydrogenase expression/formation protein HypE; this translates as MGDKKKQNSITLAHGNGGRLTHQLIDDLFISTFGNPILNQLSDGAVFTSGNASFVFTTDAYVVHPLFFPGGDIGTLAVSGTVNDISVMGAQPLFLSAAFVIEEGFSLTSLSSIAASMQKTAGHAGVSIVTGDTKVVEKGKVDGLFITTSGIGIEKPGTVLPKGRLQDGDLVIISGTIGDHGIAVLTARENFPLTTQLKSDCAPLNGLIESILKAVPPGTIRLMRDPTRGGLATTLNEFVEKSSIDIEIEEERLPVKNEVKAICEMTGYDPLYIANEGKVVVVAEAETGSIILDVMKRHPLGKDACIIGRCRKMGSGAGTGMGKVFLKTTIGGERVVDMLHGDMFPRIC